The following is a genomic window from Oncorhynchus kisutch isolate 150728-3 linkage group LG6, Okis_V2, whole genome shotgun sequence.
TCTATTCTATATCCTCTCAGGCAAGTTTGAGCCGCCCATTTTCCACCCCAATGTCTACCCATCTGGCACGGTGTGTCTTTCCAtcctggaggaggagaaggactgGAGGCCAGCCATCACCATCaaacaggcacatacacacacacatgcacacacaaatacataaagACATAAAGAATGGGAGAGGCATCAGTGATTTCACCGGTTTGGAGGAATGTACGACATTGCTCAACAGGCATCAAATGACTGTATATTTTATGTGGATCAATGCATGGTATTACCTGGTCGAGTGATTGTCTTCTCATCtacattgttttgtatttcaatcCATTCTAAAAACTGACTTCATCTGTTTTGTATTCACAGATCCTGTTGGGTATCCAAGAGCTTCTCAATGAACCCAACATCCAAGACCCAGCACAAGCAGAAGCCTACACAATTTACTGGTGAGTTTCGGTTGAGATACTTTTCTCTTTTTGAACGTTGTACTGTATAATTGATTCAGGCAAAGGGGCTCTTAGTGTGCTTTATAAGACACTTGCAAACATACACAATCCCACTTCGTTAAACTGAAAAGTATAGCTTTGTTGAGTGATACTCAATTTTATAATAGACTAATCCCCCTTTGTTTCCTCTTTTAGTCAGAACAGAATGGACTATGAGAAGAGGGTGAGAGCGCAGGCCAAGAAGTTTGCCCCCACATAAAGCTCAGCCTGAGAAGCCTGATACAACATCTGGGTACTGAACAGCAAGCAGCACTTAGAGGACCAATCCAATGATCAATCTACAATTTGATATGTTCTTCTTCACATGAGAAAaatgtaatgtagcctacatgagagccattttaaaacaaaacaaaaaattattatttttgtccAAATTTCTTTTTGCCTAGTTCACTTCTAAAGCATGCTTAAATCACATGCATAAAACACTTTCATATAATTTAATAAGACGCCATTTGCATTTGTGATCTGTAAATCAGGAAGCTACTTTGCCTGATATTTAGTCTTAACAAATATCACTTATTTAATAGCAAATAATTTCGAATTGTAGTGTCTGATGCATCATTTTGAAACAATCTGTACTTAAATAAATTACCCCCCAAAATGCAGACAGAAAATCACCCAAACATAAGTGAGCCTTATTTTTTGAAATGTCTGATCACATTGAATTTAATTGTAGATTTTTATTGGGATGTCTCTTTAATAAGATGGATGTCAGAGCTGAGAGTGTGCTGCATAGAGAGCTGAAGAGGTTTACCTCCAAAGACTTGAGTGTATGTACATAATATAAATATGTAGGTCCATATGGATCTTATGTTTTTTTCTATTGTTTTAGCAAGTTGATATTTGTGTGTGGTATTAAAAAGTAATGAACACATTTTAAATGTAAGAATTGTGAAATAAAGTTAATTGAATGGGAAATACAAAACTGTTTGTCCTTTGTCCTTTTTTCTTTGATAGTTAAATTTTTTATTGTCTGTGTGTGGTAAATGTACAGAATATTAGTATTTAGTAGGTAGACTTTATTTGAACTGTTATGAGGGATTAAGGTATAAACTTTATTTCCCTGTGGTGGTGTTATATTGAATAACTGAATGACCTTTAGCTCTGAATATGGAGTTCAAATTTCAGGTAAAGCGCTCTACTGTATCGGAGCGTCTTTTAGTATAATTGTTACATCATTATCCAGATAACGTGTTACTCTTCACGCTGATTGGACGATGAGTGGTGTTCAGAAAACTCTAATTTATTGAGGTAAGGTTAGCTGCAGGATCGCAAAAATACACAGTGACTGAGGCTCTGAATCGTAGCAGAGATGTAAGTATATTTAGGCTAACTTTAATAAAATAATGTAAAATGTAATTTTCACTTTCGGGAATTCTATTCCATGCACCTGGCACGTGATAATTAAACGCGCCAACGATTGTTCTCGAAGCCCACCTGTCCAAGCTACAATGTATTCATGTCAGGAAAATAAGGTTGTCACATTTTTCCGGTTTGGTTCAGTTTGAGCTTTGGTTTAGGCTATGTCCTAATGAGGGTAAGATTTTATTAATACTATTTCATTTGAACGCTAATGCGGACACACTGTAACATAAGGCCTAGTCCTTCAGCGTTACTGTATTGTATAAATGATCGATTTTGAAAGTAGACGCACCTGTCAACTGCAGAAGTAATCTTATCCGCGGGAGGGCAGCACAATATAATTCTCTGTTGGGTTTAAATGAACCTTTTCAGTGGCAAATAGTCCTTTTGAAAGCCAATACTCTGTCAAACAGTTACTATAAATTgagaaaagtacatttttaatctcTATTAGCAGATGTTGATTTATGACTCATGGTTTCCTAAATGTTTGTGCATCAGAATTATTATAAAGGATCTTATAATGCTGCATCTTTTGATGGAACACTGGACAGTGAATGTTGACATGggaaacctacaggactgtaccAACAACAAGAACATTTGTGGTCAGGCAGTGCATTCTTTAGTTCAGTTCTCGGCTTACATTACCTAGAATCCTCTTCGCCTCTTGTTTGTTAGTCAAGGCAATGACCTCCACCGGCCAGCCGGAGACAATAGTTGGAGACATGCCGCAGGTCAGTAGCGTAGGA
Proteins encoded in this region:
- the LOC109893201 gene encoding SUMO-conjugating enzyme UBC9-like; this translates as MSGIALSRLSQERKAWRKDHPFGFVAVPTKNPDGTMNLMNWECAIPGKKGTLWEGGQYKLRMLFKDDYPSSPPKCKFEPPIFHPNVYPSGTVCLSILEEEKDWRPAITIKQILLGIQELLNEPNIQDPAQAEAYTIYCQNRMDYEKRVRAQAKKFAPT